Below is a window of Pseudoalteromonas undina DNA.
GATGATCCCCGTTGCTAAGCATTTAAACTTAAACAAAGTAAAATACCCACTTATTGTTGTTCAAGAATACGGTTGGAATATATTTAGATTATCAGCAAGTGCGCAACTTGCGCTTGCCCAGTACGAACACGCTAACGTGCTTACCAGCACAGAGGTAAAGCAAGTCAGCAAAGTTGAGCAAAGTAGTGCTAACAATCAAATGCCAAAATGGAAAATTGAATACCAAAACAACCAAAGCAACACGACCCAAACAGCAGAAGTAGATTACCTTATAAACGCCTGTGGCTTTCAAACCGGTATTGTTGATGACATGGTAGGCGTAAAGCCCAAGCGTATGGTCGAATTTAAAGCCTCATACATTGCACACTGGCAAGGCGCTGGCGGGAAAATACCCGAAATTATTATTTATGGTAACCGAGGCACACCCGAGGGCATGGCACAATTAACGCCGTACCCTAATGGCTTTTATCAAATTCATGGTATGACTAACTCAATTACCTTGTTTAACGATGGCCTAGCAGATACAGCCGAGCAAACGGCACAGCCACAACTGCCTGCTAAGTACTTAAATTATATAAATAATGGTTGGGATCAGCAGGTGCTAAAAGCACGTGGTCAAAAAGCGATTGATTATGTAGCTGAGTTTGTACCAGCATTTAAAAACGCTAATACGCAAAACAATGCCTTGTTTGGCGGCCAACAGATCCCAGGCGAAGACGACACCTTGCGCGTTGCCGACGTAAGTTTATATTCGCATATTAGCTACGCACGAGCTGAAAATGTAAAAGCGTCATCAACTTTAATCGCTGCTGACGAAATAGTAGCTGAATTTATAAAGCTTGGTTTAATTTGCACAGAACACGACAGTAATAACCACCGTAAGCATCACCAATGGGCCTACCTTCAGAACAGTCGCAATGAAGATATAAGTAAAATTGCACAAGTACTTGCAAAAGAGCGAGGCTTCCCCACAGATATGGCAAATGTTAATCACGGTATATAAAAGCGCATAGTATAAAAATGGAATAACTTATTGAATTATATTGTTTTTATAAGTGAGTTTTTACTGTTGAACAGAAAAAATCCTAAAAAGTTTAACTTAATTAAATATATATAAAACTTTAAAAATATCCCTTGCGTTATGACATAGTTTGTCACAGAATAGCGTTGACGTTATGACATAGTGTGTCATAACGCAGTAATTGCTATGGCCGATCAACAAAAAGAAATCGCTCAGCAATAAATGTTATTTTTGGAGACCATGTATGAAACGTGTATTTTTGTTTTTATTAACTAACTTAGCGGTTATGTTGGTATTAGGTGTTGTGCTTTCAATCATAATGAGTGCGCTGGGCTTAAGCCATCGTAGCCTGGGTGGTATTTTATTAATAGCTGCTGTATTTGGTTTTGGTGGGTCGTTTATTTCTTTATATATGTCGAAATGGATGGCGAAAAAATCAACCGGTGCACAGGTTATTACTAAACCAAGTAACGAAACCGAGCAGTGGTTAATGAATACCGTTGCTACGCAAGCTAAAAAAGCCGGTATTAATATGCCTGAAGTGGCTATTTACGACAGCCCAGAAATGAACGCTTTTGCAACCGGCCCAAGTAAAAATAACTCG
It encodes the following:
- a CDS encoding FAD-dependent oxidoreductase, which gives rise to MTHPFIKNYAYNTQVKAESDLPKSALPKTRVGILGGGTAGATIAIRLAALGIKTTVFEKKTSLIDGPPMCHLHAGGNLYREIPDQDCIDLLKQCIDILRLYPYSIDVRPTVFAVPTRDDDSPDDLLPRLDKLTNAYKDLIEQDHNNKVLGEPDNYYQLYSHEQMITLSKKEQVTEPKTQDEWMIPVAKHLNLNKVKYPLIVVQEYGWNIFRLSASAQLALAQYEHANVLTSTEVKQVSKVEQSSANNQMPKWKIEYQNNQSNTTQTAEVDYLINACGFQTGIVDDMVGVKPKRMVEFKASYIAHWQGAGGKIPEIIIYGNRGTPEGMAQLTPYPNGFYQIHGMTNSITLFNDGLADTAEQTAQPQLPAKYLNYINNGWDQQVLKARGQKAIDYVAEFVPAFKNANTQNNALFGGQQIPGEDDTLRVADVSLYSHISYARAENVKASSTLIAADEIVAEFIKLGLICTEHDSNNHRKHHQWAYLQNSRNEDISKIAQVLAKERGFPTDMANVNHGI